From the Phoenix dactylifera cultivar Barhee BC4 chromosome 10, palm_55x_up_171113_PBpolish2nd_filt_p, whole genome shotgun sequence genome, one window contains:
- the LOC120112251 gene encoding 1-aminocyclopropane-1-carboxylate oxidase-like has protein sequence MAIPVIDFSKLDGKERAQTMAQIANGCEEWGFFQLVNHGIPVELLERVKKVSSECYKLREEGFKKSSPVQLLNKLEDQEVEEGAIKRLDDVDWEDVFFLQDQNEWPSNPPEFKETMKEYRRELKKLAEKVMEVMDENLSLEKGYIKSLFSGNGVHEPFFGTKVSHYPPCPRLDLVNGLRAHTDAGGVILLFQDDQVGGLQILKDGEWIDVQPIANAIVINTGDQIEVLSNGRYKSVWHRVLATSNGNRRSIASFYNPSLKASIAPAATKEEADALYPKFVFGDYMDVYVKQKFLPKEPRFEAVAAM, from the exons ATGGCGATTCCAGTCATCGACTTCTCAAAGCTGGATGGCAAGGAAAGGGCCCAAACTATGGCTCAGATCGCCAATGGATGCGAAGAATGGGGATTCTTTCAG CTGGTGAACCATGGGATTCCAGTGGAGCTTCTCGAACGAGTTAAGAAGGTGAGCTCTGAATGCTACAAGCTGAGAGAAGAAGGCTTCAAGAAATCCAGCCCTGTCCAATTGTTGAACAAATTGGAGGACCAGGAAGTTGAGGAGGGTGCAATCAAGCGGTTGGATGATGTGGATTGGGAGGATGTGTTTTTCCTCCAGGATCAAAATGAATGGCCATCCAACCCCCCTGAGTTCAA GGAAACCATGAAGGAATACAGGAGAGAGCTCAAAAAGCTAGCTGAAAAGGTGATGGAAGTAATGGATGAGAACTTGAGCTTGGAGAAGGGCTACATAAAGAGTTTGTTCTCTGGCAATGGCGTGCATGAGCCCTTCTTTGGGACCAAGGTGAGCCACTACCCACCATGCCCACGCTTGGACCTTGTGAATGGCCTCCGTGCTCACACCGACGCCGGTGGTgtcatcctcctcttccaagACGATCAAGTTGGCGGCCTCCAGATCCTTAAAGATGGCGAGTGGATTGACGTTCAGCCTATTGCCAATGCCATTGTGATCAACACCGGAGATCAGATAGAGGTGCTCAGCAATGGGCGATACAAGAGCGTGTGGCACCGCGTGCTCGCCACCAGCAATGGTAACCGCCGCTCCATTGCCTCCTTCTATAATCCTTCCCTCAAGGCCTCCATAGCTCCAGCAGCCACCAAAGAAGAGGCTGATGCTTTGTATCCTAAGTTTGTTTTTGGGGATTACATGGATGTGTATGTCAAGCAGAAGTTCCTTCCCAAGGAGCCAAGGTTTGAAGCAGTAGCAGCTATGTGA
- the LOC120112220 gene encoding uncharacterized protein LOC120112220 codes for MEDEREIRAPSPDPDSQSISQTTPHSIATQADLAGVYQLIAQLLEQQQQMQLAAQPVQPIESYYERFRRLNPPMFNGGSDPMIAEAWIRELEKMYELLQFPEEVKVKLAISMLRGSADSWWTAMETAYEVNGTAWGDFKRIFYAKYFSDSVRQMKQNEFLSLTQSEHMTVSDYVNRFDELGRFCPQFMEDDMSRANRFEQGLRHEIRSRTSSQLITSYMDILDRALRVEAELKRSDRERADLMRSRSDRSQSGRPWDFRGTPIQEKPRVRNYSSRSHSGIINITIADPRARTYSSRSHSGPYMRRARACYSCGRTGHLVRDCPYKRRNELRPPVPGDQRPRGNARVLH; via the coding sequence ATGGAGGatgaaagagaaataagggCACCTTCTCCGGACCCTGATAGCCAATCAATTTCACAAACTACTCCACACTCCATAGCAACCCAGGCAGATTTAGCAGGAGTGTACCAGTTAATAGCACaactgcttgagcaacagcagcAGATGCAGTTAGCTGCCCAACCTGTACAGCCGATAGAATCCTATTACGAGAGGTTCCGTAGGCTGAATCCACCGATGTTTAATGGTGGGTCCGATCCCATGATAGCTGAGGCCTGGATCCGGGAACTGGAGAAGATGTATGAGTTACTCCAATTTCCCGAGGAGGTAAAAGTCAAATTAGCTATCTCCATGCTAAGGGGGAGTGCTGACTCTTGGTGGACTGCTATGGAGACAGCATATGAGGTCAACGGAACGGCCTGGGGAGATTTTaagagaatattttatgctaagTACTTTTCGGACTCAGTTAGGCAAATGAAGCAGAATGAGTTTTTATCGCTGACTCAGTCCGAGCATATGACTGTTTCGGATTACGTCAATAGGTTCGATGAGCTGGGTCGATTCTGCCCCCAGTTTATGGAGGATGATATGAGTAGAGCCAACCGGTTCGAACAAGGGCTTAGACATGAGATCAGGTCCCGGACATCTTCACAGTTAATTACCAGCTATATGGATATTTTGGATAGAGCCTTGAGAGTAGAGGCTGAATTGAAAAGATCTGATAGAGAAAGGGCTGACCTGATGAGATCCAGATCAGATAGAAGTCAGAGTGGCAGGCCATGGGATTTCAGGGGCACTCCAATTCAAGAGAAGCCCAGGGTCCGCAATTACTCTAGCAGATCCCATAGtggaatcatcaatatcaccatagCAGATCCCAGAGCCCGCACTTACTCTAGCAGATCCCATAGTGGGCCCTATATGAGGAGAGCGAGGGCATGTTATAGTTGTGGGCGGACTGGACACCTGGTACGTGATTGCCCATACAAGAGGAGGAATGAGCTCAGACCTCCTGTACCTGGTGACCAGAGGCCAAGAGGTAATGCTCGAGTTTTACACTGA
- the LOC103713801 gene encoding 1-aminocyclopropane-1-carboxylate oxidase-like — MPPIPLTAEERLPKLAIKLLSSHLPSLELPLLLDMAIPVIDFSKLDGKERAETLAKIANGCEEWGFFQLVNHGIPVELLERVKKVSSECYKLRAEAFKKSNPVQLLNKLEDKEGENSNVQRLDDVDWEDVFVLQDDNEWPSNPPEFKETMKEYRRELKKLAEKLMEIMDENLGLQKGCIKNAFSGNGEHEPFFGTKVSHYPPCPRLDLVQGLRAHTDAGGVILLFQDDHVGGLQMLKDGQWIDVQPVANAIVINTGDQIEVLSNGRYKSVWHRVLATSNGNRRSIASFYNPSPKATIAPATPGEVAQPLYPKFVFGDYMDVYVKQKFQPKEPRFEAVAAI; from the exons ATGCCACCAATTCCACTCACAGCAGAAGAGAGACTTCCGAAACTTGCCATAAAGCTTCTGAGTTCTCATCTTCCCTCTCTAGAACTACCTTTGCTATTAGACATGGCAATTCCGGTCATCGACTTCTCGAAGTTGGATGGCAAGGAAAGGGCCGAAACTTTGGCTAAGATCGCCAATGGATGCGAAGAGTGGGGATTCTTTCAG CTGGTGAACCATGGGATTCCGGTGGAGCTTCTGGAGCGCGTGAAGAAGGTCAGCTCTGAATGCTACAAACTGAGAGCTGAAGCCTTCAAGAAATCCAACCCTGTCCAGTTGTTGAACAAATTGGAGGATAAAGAAGGCGAGAACAGTAACGTTCAGCGGTTGGACGACGTGGATTGGGAGGATGTGTTTGTTCTCCAAGACGACAATGAATGGCCATCCAACCCCCCAGAGTTCAA GGAAACCATGAAGGAATACAGGAGAGAGCTCAAGAAGCTGGCGGAGAAACTAATGGAAATAATGGATGAAAACTTGGGTTTACAGAAGGGCTGCATAAAGAATGCTTTCTCCGGCAATGGCGAACACGAGCCCTTCTTCGGGACCAAGGTGAGCCACTACCCGCCATGCCCTCGCCTAGACCTCGTTCAAGGCCTTCGTGCCCACACCGACGCCGGCGGCGTCATCCTGCTCTTCCAAGACGATCATGTAGGTGGACTCCAGATGCTTAAAGATGGCCAGTGGATCGACGTCCAGCCTGTAGCCAATGCCATCGTGATCAACACCGGAGATCAGATAGAGGTGCTCAGCAATGGGCGATACAAAAGCGTGTGGCACCGTGTGCTCGCCACCAGCAATGGCAACCGCCGCTCCATTGCGTCCTTCTACAACCCCTCCCCCAAGGCCACGATAGCTCCAGCAACCCCCGGAGAAGTGGCTCAACCTTTGTACCCCAAGTTTGTCTTCGGGGACTACATGGATGTGTATGTCAAGCAGAAGTTTCAGCCCAAGGAGCCTAGGTTTGAAGCGGTCGCAGCCATTTGA
- the LOC108511537 gene encoding uncharacterized mitochondrial protein AtMg00810-like: MNLPPGYEQQGEKGKRMRNGCSYTAILVYMDDIIIDGSDIVYTNHLKQVLDAQFKLKDLGTSKFFLGLEIARSSYGISICQRKYALEVLEDAGYLGSKPTRCPMMQNLKLSQFEGESIEDPAVYRRLIGRLLYLTITRSDLNYSVQVLSQFLDSPKQPHLEAAYPVLRYLKATPGQWLFFPSKSELYLKAFCDADWAACSDTRRSVIGFCVFLGELLISWRSKKQRIVSRSPAEAEYRSMASTCYEIT; encoded by the exons ATGAATCTGCCTCCTGGTTATGAGCAGCAGGGGGAGAAAGGAAAGCGAATG AGAAATGGCTGCTCATACACTGCCATACTCGTGTATATGGATGACATAATAATTGACGGCAGTGACATTGTTTATACAAATCATCTTAAGCAGGTCCTTGATGCACAATTCAAACTCAAAGATTTGGGGACTTCAAAATTCTTCCTTGGACTTGAGATTGCTAGAAGCTCATATGGAATATCCATTTGTCAACGGAAGTATGCATTGGAAGTCTTAGAAGATGCAGGATACCTCGGTTCGAAACCAACAAGATGCCCAATGATGCAAAACTTGAAGTTGAGTCAGTTTGAAGGGGAATCGATTGAAGATCCTGCTGTTTATAGAAGATTGATAGGACGACTGTTATATCTCACCATAACAAGATCGGATTTGAATTATTCTGTGCAAGTATTGAGCCAATTTCTAGATTCACCTAAACAGCCACACTTAGAAGCTGCTTATCCTGTATTGAGATATTTAAAAGCCACACCGGGACAGTGGCTGTTCTTCCCATCAAAGTCTGAACTCTATTTAAAGGCATTCTGTGATGCAGATTGGGCAGCCTGCTCGGATACACGTAGGTCTGTCATAGGCTTCTGTGTCTTTCTTGGTGAATTGCTCATCTCATGGAGATCAAAGAAGCAACGCATAGTTTCAAGATCTCCAGCTGAAGCAGAGTATCGCTCCATGGCATCTACCTGCTATGAAATTACATGA